The Caldanaerovirga acetigignens genome includes a region encoding these proteins:
- a CDS encoding PTS lactose/cellobiose transporter subunit IIA: protein MESHEKTAFEIIAAAGDSFSLLIEAMKWAREGDFEKAEFKVKEADEILIKAHRLQTEIIVSETRGEKLEFSALLVHAQDHLMNAMLAKPFVLEIINLYKRLAQERGGK from the coding sequence ATGGAATCGCACGAAAAAACGGCTTTTGAGATAATAGCCGCTGCGGGAGACTCTTTTTCGCTGCTGATAGAGGCGATGAAGTGGGCCAGAGAAGGCGATTTTGAAAAGGCCGAGTTTAAGGTGAAGGAAGCCGATGAAATATTGATAAAAGCCCATAGGCTTCAGACCGAGATTATAGTGAGTGAGACTCGAGGGGAAAAACTCGAATTTTCGGCGCTGCTAGTCCATGCGCAGGACCACCTGATGAATGCCATGCTCGCAAAGCCTTTTGTGCTGGAGATTATAAACTTATACAAGAGGCTTGCGCAGGAAAGGGGAGGAAAGTGA